The Ictidomys tridecemlineatus isolate mIctTri1 chromosome 1, mIctTri1.hap1, whole genome shotgun sequence DNA window CAGCAAAGATATCGAATGCAAACCCTGAACGGCCAGACGGCCACCCACCATAGGGAGCTATTTCTCAGACCAGATCTCTAGACCCAGTGCACTGGGCGCCCCCGGCGTGCTGGAAAGAGAGCTTGTGTGTCCAACAGCAGTAGGAGGTTCAGCAGCATGCCTGGGAAAGCTGGAGTGAAGGACTGTGTATATATgttcggcttttttttttttttaattcactcttGAAACAGCCAAGATGGAGGTCACCTTATAAATTTCCCAAAGCCGGGTCTGACCAAGCTTAAACGCTTAAATGGGTTTGGGGCTCTGCTTTTGTCTCCAAGCTTTGGAGAAGAGAGGTAGCTACTGTTTGTGCATATGTGAATGTGTGTACCCTGGCACGGATGAACCGGTGGGTGCATCCCACGATCGCCGCTCCGGGGGCTTGGGTCGGAGTGTGTCTTTAACGCGCAGAGTCTTGAGTCACAGCTGCGAGTGACGTGGGGGAAAAACTTTGTGTTCAGAAGGGTCTGGCTGCATTGCACTAAGGAAGAGCCCTTGTGCATTGTGCCCTTTTGTGTgtatgagtgagtgtgtgtgtgatgggtgtgtgtgtctgagagagagagagagaagaagaagaagaagaagaagaagaagaagaagaagaagaagaagaagaagaagaagaagaagaagaagaagaagaagaagaaaagagaagaggagagggaaagatgtgtgtatgtgagcgtgtgtgtgtgtgtgtgtgtgtgtgtgtgtgtgtgtatctgcgCCCCCGGCCCACTGCATAGCTCTGCGTGTCCTGTGCGCGCGCGTGCGGGTCGACCCAGGATCTAGCCGCCAGCGCGTGTGCATCTGCCGTGGTCGTGTGGGCGAGTTTCTGAAGGGGCTGTGCTGTCCTGCGGGGCAGTGGGAACAAAAACAGGCCGAGGGTCCTTTGGCCAGGAGAAATCTGGCCACGCCATCCTCAGCGCTGCTTCCAATAACCACTAACATCCCTAATGGACATCCGAACCATGGGCTCTGCTCGGAAATCGTCCGGGCCAATTCGGCCCGCCGAGCTCTAGAAGATTACCGCATCATTTTTTCCTAGCGTAGAGAAAGTGGGCCCggaaagggaggagggggcgGGGACACTCccccaaagaataaataaataaacaaataaactggCTCCTCGCCGCAGCTGGACGCGGTCGGTTGGGTCCAGGTTGGTGGTATTGGAGTTTTCTGGTTCTGTTTGGAGACCCATCTCCGCTCACTCCCTGTCTCGCTCCAGCCACTCCATTTCATCTTGCAGACGTCCGCCAACTTTGGGGCCCCGGGGGCGCTCGTGGCGTGGGGTTGCACCTGCCGGTGCTCGCGGGTGCTGCGGACCCGCACGCTCTCCTAGGGAGGCGGTGTGGATACTCGCCACTGGGTGAGTGGGTAAAAGGCGCTGACGCTGGGGAGGGAGTGGAAGACGCACAGCTGGTAGGGGCGCTAGAACGGGGTTTCGGCCCTAGCCCGGACGTCGGTTGCCTCTCGCCCGCCAGCCTCAGAAAGGAGACGAGcccggggggtggggtgggatgggggagtTCGGCGACCAGGGGTAGCGATTGGTGGTTTGCAGGCGGAGGGCTGGCGGCAGAGCAAGCAAGCTAGCGGGCGGGCAAGAGGAGGGGGCGGCTAACTTCCCGGGAGAAGGGGTTCTTTCCGCGCCCGGACTGGATAGGgagctactgctgctgctgccgccgctgccgccgccgagGGCTCCGACTCCGGGAAGCTGCAGGCTCCGCTCGCAGCGCTCGGAAAGTAacgtttatttgtttgcttgcgTGCAGCCTCTTGGGTTGTGCCGGATAGTCATCCCCTTGGACTTTGGGAGCCAGTGTCCGACCTCTCCAACCCCCAATCTCCCATTCCGgctccttccccaccctcccgGAATACACGCacatgctccccccccccccccccgcgtcCAGACCAGCGCTTGTGGGGGGGGTCCTTACCGTGGCGTTGGAAAGTCCCCCACggcgggagggggaggggagaggggcggTAGTGAGAGGCTTCAGCTCTCTGGGCTCTCATTTCTAAGCGCTCTCTCCCTTCCAGGTTGGGTCGGACCTGAACCCCTAACGGCGGAACCGCCATCCGTCCTTGCGACTGCTGGAGCTGACTAGTCGGCGGCGGTGGCGGCAGACGGACCGGGAGTTTCTTCTCCCACTGGATGGAGCTGAACTTTGGGCGGCCAGAAGAGCGCGGTCGTCCGAGGATCGCTGCATGCTGAGCTCCCTCTGCGAGACCCAGCGGCGGCTCGGgatttttgggggggcggggacCAGCTTGGAGCCGGCACCATGTTCCTGGCGACCCTCTACTTCGCGCTGCCGCTTCTGGGTAAGTCGAGGCCGTCGCcggctttgtttttcttttcaacccACGAAGTCTTTCTGTGGGTCACTTGAGGCAGTCCCCCCAAATTGCAGCGCAGGTACAGTGGATGGGGGAGGAAGAAGTTTCGTTTTGGAAAGGGGACCACGAATCTCTGGGCTTGGGGAACGGTGGCGACGCATCACTGCCTGCAGGGTTtcgtgcctttttttttttttcttccctgtgttTTTTAATGATCCAGCCTGGAGGGGAGCTAAGGGGTCGAGTCCTTCAGCTCGGGCCTAACGCCCCTTCCAGCCCCAAGGAATTTGCGGAAGTGCCGCGGGCAGGTGGAGTGGGGGAACATTAGGCAGGGAAAGCAAACTTCGAAGGGAAAACTTTTCTCCGAATAACGTTTCGGTGCTCACCGCCCGGCAAGCAGCAGAACGCGGCGCGCCCGCCTCTCGCCCAGAGCGCGCCTGGTTCCCCGAGCGCCACCAAGCTCCTCCACCCAGAGCCCTCGGGCTGGGGCCGAGCTAGCTGAGCGGGGGAAGGCGGGGCAGCCACTCGCCCAGGTCGCTGCCGGGCGGTGGGGCGGCGGGCGCGCTAGGCAGCTCAGGCTCCAGGTCCAACCGAGTACAACCTACGGGCTGAGCCTGAGCCACCTTCCCCCGCGAGTCTGGGAAGAGGTGATGGCGGCAGGAGTTAGAGGGCCCAGGAAATGGATCCCCTGGGACAAGGGGGTTAACCCGCACCCCGCCCAGGGAGCCTCTGTAGGTGGTCAAACATCCTCGTCCCAGCGCTAGTCCTTCTCCGGGGCCCAGACGTGGGGTCTCCGCCCCGCGGCATTCAGGCTTCTTCCCTTTCACCCTGCAGATTTGCTTCTGTCAGCGGAGGTGAGCGGCGTGGACCGCCTGGACTGCGTGAAAGCCAGCGATCAGTGCCTGAAAGAACAGAGTTGCAGCACTAAATACCGCACGCTGAGGCAGTGCGTGGCAGGCAAGGAGACTAACTTCAGTCTGGCATCCGGCCTCGAGGCAAAGGATGAGTGCCGCAGCGCCATGGAGGCCCTGAAGCAGAAGTCACTCTACAACTGCCGCTGCAAGAGGGGCATGAAGAAGGAGAAGAACTGCCTGCGCATCTACTGGAGCATGTACCAGAGCCTGCAGGGTATGCGCTGACGGCCCTCACCCCCTGCCCCCCCATCCCTCTCCGAAGGCAGGCCGGCCCCTCGGTCCCAGAGCCGGCTGATCTCATCCTTCGCTCACTTCTCCCCAGCTGCGGAATGAGGACCTTTCATTGGCCCCTAGGGACCGCAGCAGCTGGTGTTTGCTGCGGCTGGGCTGAGCAGCATTGTTGGGGCTGATTGTTGGAAAACCCATTGAGGACATGGGGGCTATCCTCAAGACCCTGCTGACCCATCTGAAACTTGCTCAGAGCATCAGAGTTGGAACCAACTAGAGGTCACCCAAGGAACCCATAGCTCCACTCCAAGGAGAGCAGGCCCCAGGCTTTAGCTGGTTTCACAGAATACTAATACCAAGGCTTGTCCTGCATCCTGCATGTGGtttcccctcttcttcccttccACCTATTCTGACATAAGATAAAGAAGTATAAAGGGGGGTCCAGTGGAATCCATTCCATCTTTACCCCCTCTCAAAACGGATCAAAGGCAGATGTGTGAGAAACATTTGTCATCTTAGATTAGCTGAGTCTTGAAGCAGCTGCTGCAGTTCAACCTTGATTAACACAGAAGTAGCTCAGGGAGGGGGAAGATCACTTGCCACATCCATCCATGCCAGTGGGAAGGTTTTGGTCTTACATGTGAATCAGAGGTGGCTAGAGTTTGAGTTTGTAAATCTAACACAAACATCCTGTGCATTCATTCACCTGAGACTCACACTCATGGATTAGTAATACCCCAATTTGATCTATCAGTTGCGACTTCTTCCCAAATCTATGAATAAAACCTGTTTCAGAGATGGACTTTTTAATAGACAGGGCACCTGCCTTCTGACCACATGCCATGTTTTGGGCAAACAGAAATGGGGGGTCTCTTCTGGGTTACTTTTCTTCCATTGGCTCCTAGAGGCAAGTAAAGCTTGTGACGTCACAGGCTCTTTCCTCTCTGATTTTGTTCCTTTGCAAAGAGTGGGAGAGTTTTCTGGCAAGATCAGACTGAGTTGCTCTCCAATGTTTTCATGGCACTCTGGGGAGAACAAGGACAACAAAGGcagaggaatgaaaagaaataaccatagccaaatacatgcatttgaaatCTTGGAAAGTTTTAGTATCTTTTTGTTACACAATCATAACATAATTAGAATTTAGATTCAGCAGTGAAACAGTGCTTGAAATATATCTGTTTCTCAAATCTGAGCCCAgtctttctgttgtttttaggAAATGACCTGCTTGAAGATTCCCCGTATGAACCAGTTAACAGCAGATTGTCAGATATATTCCGGGTGGTTCCATTCATATCAGGTAAGCAGATTTATCCTTCCACTCTTGTGACTTTGCCTGTTTGAAATCCCTTGGCTTGCGTTCTCTTTGGCTCTCAAACAGTGTAGATAGTTGAATGGCACAGTGATTCTGGGAAATTAGAAAtaggatgatgatgataatgaagaGGCAGCATGCTTATTGATGATTGCATGACTTAGAAGTAATTCTAAATGAAGCAATGTGGTCTGGTGGTTTGGAAGTAGGTGGGGGGAGGTGacttggttgaattttttttttcacattaaaatatgATTGGCCAGCTCTTGGCAAAGGGAATGCCACTTCTGTCTGTAGGTGGCAATCATATTCTCTTGTTGCTGCATACCTTGTACAATGCCTCCCCGGAATGTGATCTATTCTAATGATGCCACTTTCTGTAGGAGAtgctgaaaataattttagagtgTTGAAGAGTTTTGGGTGGACACATTTGCCTGCCTTTGATTTAAAAGACTAAGCTCCCCCATTTGTCAACAATtatgtttctaatttttcctGAGCAAGTGTGTACATTTCTAAGGGATTGTGCTCCTGCCCCAGTGGCCCTTTAAAATGTAATGTTACTTCCCATGGTTTGTTTTGTCTCTTTGCAGTTATCCCTTTGGTTTGGAATTGAATCTAGTTTtagaattaagtttttttttaacaacatctGCATACAGAAAACTCATAAATATTAGACAAATCAGTGATTTCTCTTAATGACGTACAGATTCCAGACTGATGTTGTCTTTATTCATTTACAGTTAAGACATTTTATCCACTATATATAGTCACCACAGATTATGTGTTTCTTGGTAGTTAAACATGTTGAGTTTGATCTTATGAGATGATGATGGTTGGTTATGGAGGGAGTGTTCTcgtattttaaaatgctttatttttcctgCAGAAAAGCCACACAATCCAGGGAGTATGTAAATACTGATACTATATGTGAGCATATTCTATATTCATCCACTAAACCTTCATGGAGTACCTCCCATGTTTTACCTACTGTGGTTTTGGCAGTTATAATTCCTGCACTGGTCAATTTTAGAGGCAGCCAGCAACTGACATTTCTCAAGCCCTTATTATATGCCAGGTATTGTGTTGGTAACCTCCGGTCATTTAACTTATTTAAACATCATCCAGTGCTTCTCAGgtgttttctcttccattttagaGACGAAGAGATTGAGGCATAGTGAAGTTAGGTTACCAGCCTAGAATCACAAAGCTCCTGAATGGAAGAACCAGAATTTAAACCCAAATTTTGGTTGATTGCAAGCATTTTTAACACTTACCCCTTGCTATTGGAGTGTAGTCCTGGGCTCGGCAGCATTGATATCGCTTGGGTATTCATTGTTAGTGCAGAACCTCAGGCTCCATCCCAGAGCCACGAAACCAGAATCTGTATCTTAATGAGATCCCTGGCCTGGGTCCTTCATAGTACATGAAGTTTG harbors:
- the Gfra1 gene encoding GDNF family receptor alpha-1 — protein: MFLATLYFALPLLDLLLSAEVSGVDRLDCVKASDQCLKEQSCSTKYRTLRQCVAGKETNFSLASGLEAKDECRSAMEALKQKSLYNCRCKRGMKKEKNCLRIYWSMYQSLQGNDLLEDSPYEPVNSRLSDIFRVVPFISDVFQQGEFHCHLAVLPLVVHFGLWGFTFSVDMSHGL